Proteins encoded by one window of Brevibacterium atlanticum:
- the cmk gene encoding (d)CMP kinase, which yields MSVVAIDGPSGVGKSSTAKEVARRLGYQYLDTGAMYRAMAWLCLNRGVTDPVDVLEQVRGADLEISLSPDEFFVSVDDIDVTEDIRGEDVSANVQTVSGVVDAREELIEKQRDYIRAAPEGIVVEGRDITTVVAPDAPVRILMTARDEVRVARRAKEVHGNADAEAIAATQDLVTGRDAKDSATTSFLEAADGVYTLDTSDIDFDQVVETVLQLVKDAQ from the coding sequence ATGAGCGTCGTAGCCATTGACGGACCGTCCGGAGTGGGCAAGTCGAGCACCGCCAAGGAGGTGGCGCGTCGGCTGGGTTACCAGTACCTCGACACGGGTGCGATGTACCGCGCGATGGCGTGGCTGTGCCTCAACCGCGGGGTCACCGATCCCGTCGACGTGCTCGAGCAGGTCCGCGGCGCCGATCTCGAGATCTCGCTGAGCCCCGACGAGTTCTTCGTCTCCGTCGACGACATCGACGTCACCGAGGACATCCGCGGGGAGGACGTGTCGGCGAACGTGCAGACCGTCTCCGGCGTCGTCGATGCCCGCGAGGAGCTCATCGAGAAGCAGCGCGACTACATCAGGGCCGCACCCGAGGGCATCGTCGTCGAGGGCCGCGACATCACCACCGTCGTCGCCCCGGACGCGCCGGTGCGCATCCTCATGACCGCCCGCGATGAGGTGCGGGTGGCCCGCCGGGCCAAAGAGGTGCACGGCAATGCCGACGCCGAGGCGATCGCCGCCACCCAGGACCTCGTCACCGGCCGTGACGCGAAGGACTCCGCGACGACGAGCTTCTTGGAAGCCGCCGACGGAGTGTACACACTCGATACCAGCGACATCGACTTCGACCAGGTGGTCGAGACGGTGCTGCAGCTGGTGAAGGACGCACAATGA
- a CDS encoding prephenate dehydrogenase — protein sequence MRVHIIGTGLLGASLGLALSAKGHQVTLEDASPTAQQLAADLGAGQVVGAATDPDIVVVATPPDVAAEVIARSLETYPHATVTDVASVKTRLLESVKSLVTGAQLDRYIGSHPMAGREKSGAIAAQADLFTARPWVICSDEDTPSDRLGEVITMAEDTGASVLHLDPRIHDAAVAKVSHVPQVVSSLVASQLRHAPLEEIALAGQGLRDVTRIAASDPGLWTQILTGNADEVRSVLMDLRTELDEVIAALELGPGSTGLLAKAIALGNEGHDRIPGKHGQPPTTYAVVTILVPDTPGMLARLFKDIGDLGVNVEDFRMDHASGRKLGMVDVSVVPAIQQELEIGLLSKGWQIPESAIEREGTA from the coding sequence GTGAGAGTCCACATCATCGGCACCGGCCTGCTCGGTGCCAGTCTGGGGTTGGCGCTGAGCGCGAAGGGCCACCAGGTGACCCTCGAAGATGCCTCACCGACCGCCCAGCAGCTCGCTGCCGACCTCGGCGCCGGGCAGGTCGTCGGCGCTGCCACCGACCCGGACATCGTCGTCGTCGCCACTCCTCCGGATGTCGCCGCAGAGGTCATCGCCCGGTCTCTCGAGACCTACCCGCACGCCACGGTCACGGACGTCGCCAGCGTCAAGACCCGCCTGCTGGAATCCGTGAAATCGCTGGTCACCGGTGCACAGCTCGATCGGTACATCGGCAGCCATCCGATGGCCGGGCGGGAGAAGTCCGGGGCGATCGCCGCTCAGGCGGATCTCTTCACAGCCCGACCCTGGGTGATCTGCTCGGACGAGGACACACCGTCCGACCGCCTCGGCGAGGTCATCACCATGGCTGAGGACACGGGCGCCTCGGTGCTCCACCTCGATCCGCGCATCCACGATGCTGCGGTCGCGAAGGTCTCGCATGTGCCGCAGGTCGTGTCCTCCCTCGTCGCCTCGCAGCTGCGCCACGCTCCGCTCGAGGAGATCGCCCTGGCCGGGCAGGGACTACGCGACGTCACTCGCATCGCCGCCTCCGACCCGGGTCTGTGGACGCAGATACTCACCGGCAACGCCGACGAGGTGCGGTCCGTGCTCATGGATCTGCGCACCGAACTCGACGAGGTCATCGCCGCCCTCGAACTCGGGCCGGGGTCGACGGGTCTGCTGGCCAAGGCGATCGCGCTGGGCAATGAAGGCCACGACCGGATTCCCGGCAAGCACGGGCAGCCGCCCACCACCTATGCTGTTGTCACGATCCTGGTTCCGGATACACCCGGAATGCTGGCCCGGCTGTTCAAGGACATCGGCGACCTCGGCGTCAATGTCGAAGACTTCCGGATGGATCATGCCTCCGGCCGGAAGCTCGGCATGGTCGATGTGTCCGTGGTCCCGGCCATCCAGCAGGAGCTGGAGATCGGTTTGCTGTCGAAGGGATGGCAGATCCCCGAATCCGCCATTGAGAGAGAAGGAACTGCATGA